The stretch of DNA GTGAGGTAACCCAATAAATACCGCATCGCTGGCTGCAGCGATTTTATCCAGTTCCTGCATACTGTCTAGTTTTTTATCGTAGAATCCATTAAAATGAGGATAAATACTGCTAATGGACGCGCCTGTCTGGCTCTCTGAGGTAATATGTATAATTTCTGTTTCCGGATGATTGGCCAATAGCCGAAGCAATTCTTCTCCAGTATAGCCTGTTGCGCCAATGATACTGACTTTCACGTCACGTGCCTCCTTTAGACCACCTAAAGTATCTATATTGTTTATAATTATACATTATGCATGAATAATATTGCAACCATTTTGTATACAAATTTCAGTGAGGGATGTTATGGATTTGACAAATGTTGTGACTTTGATTGAGCAAAATGGTTATTGGGCCATATTCCTGGGGATGCTGCTTGAAGGCTTGTGCCTGCCCATTCCTGCTGAGTTAGTACTTGGTTTTGCTGGTTTCTTAGTATCCCAGCACAAGCTTTTATTTCTCGGAAGCATCCTTGCCGGCTGGCTGGGATCGTTAGTCGGCTCAGTGCTTATTTATTTTGCTGCCCGTAAATATGGCTGCGGTCTTCTGTATAAATACGGTCGTTTATGCGGCCTTAGTCATGAAAGAATTGACTATGTATCACAATTCTTCCACAAATACGGTCCAATCATGATCATCCCATGGCGTCAATTACCGGTTGTCCGCAATAAAATCAGTGTTGTTGCCGGACTCACCAGACTGCCTTTCCCTACTTTCCTGCTTTATATCGTCATCGGAACAGGTCTGTGGTCAGCCCTGGGCATCAGTCTGGGTTGGTATCTAGGTGCAAACTGGCAAATTCTGATTAACATGCTAACCGGCGTAAGCAAATGGATGATGGTGGCTGGCATCATGCTAATCTGCTCTGCAGCAGTATTCCTATATGGCCGATACCTTAAAACGAAATAAGAGGGTCCTAAGAATAACAGACCTCTCCTACGATGCGAATCAAGCTCCCACATTGGGGGCATTTTTTATCTGGCATCAAATAACTGGTTCTGGTAATCCGGTTAAGAACTAATTGCTTGCAGTCAGGACAATACGTATTGATTGCGCTTGTCCCAATATTACCTAAATAGACATATTGGAGATATGCCCTGGCAACTTCAGCCGCCTTATGCATAGTACTAATTGGCGTTGCGGCTTTTGTCAACTGATAATTGGGATAATAGCGCGAGAAATGCAATGGAATTGCCGGATTGATTCCAGCTAGCCACCGAGCTAATGCTGCCAGCTCTTCTTCCGCATCATTTAAATCAGGCACAATCAGCGTTGTAATCTCGACATGGCAGCTTTGAGCTGCAAGCTGAACAGTTTGTTTAACGTCGTCAAGGCGGCCTGCACAAATTTTGTGGTAATAGTCTTCACTAAATGCTTTGACATCAATATTAAGTGCGTCAATATAAGGTAATAAGCGTTGCAGCGGTTCTGGATTGATAAATCCATTGGTAACCAAAACATTTTTTAAACCAGCGGCCTGACTGGCTATGGCTGTATCAAGAATATATTCATACCATACACTGGGCTCGGAATAGGTAAAAGCAATGCCAATATTGTTTTCTCCCTGCTGTCTGGCAAGGCTGACAAGACGATCAGGCGGCAACTCTATGACCTCAGGCTTATCCTGAGCGATCTGCCAATTTTGACAAAACTTGCAGGAGAAGTTACAGCCCCAGGTGCCTACCGACAAAATGTACCTGCCAGGATAGAAATGAAAAAGCGGCTTCTTTTCGATCGGATCAAGTGCAGAAGCCGAGCAAGCTGCATAGTTATGGCTATATAACTTATTATTGAT from Sporomusaceae bacterium FL31 encodes:
- a CDS encoding alkaline phosphatase, with the translated sequence MDLTNVVTLIEQNGYWAIFLGMLLEGLCLPIPAELVLGFAGFLVSQHKLLFLGSILAGWLGSLVGSVLIYFAARKYGCGLLYKYGRLCGLSHERIDYVSQFFHKYGPIMIIPWRQLPVVRNKISVVAGLTRLPFPTFLLYIVIGTGLWSALGISLGWYLGANWQILINMLTGVSKWMMVAGIMLICSAAVFLYGRYLKTK
- a CDS encoding AmmeMemoRadiSam system radical SAM enzyme; translated protein: MREALYYQPHPTGVQCGLCPKACIIAEGKSGFCRVRQNINNKLYSHNYAACSASALDPIEKKPLFHFYPGRYILSVGTWGCNFSCKFCQNWQIAQDKPEVIELPPDRLVSLARQQGENNIGIAFTYSEPSVWYEYILDTAIASQAAGLKNVLVTNGFINPEPLQRLLPYIDALNIDVKAFSEDYYHKICAGRLDDVKQTVQLAAQSCHVEITTLIVPDLNDAEEELAALARWLAGINPAIPLHFSRYYPNYQLTKAATPISTMHKAAEVARAYLQYVYLGNIGTSAINTYCPDCKQLVLNRITRTSYLMPDKKCPQCGSLIRIVGEVCYS